The DNA window AGTATCCGGATGCCCTCGGGGGGCGTGGAGTAGAGGGCCAGCACGCTCTGCGTCAGCTCGGAGAGGTCCACCGGGGCCAACTGCGGTTTGGGCATTCGCGCGAAGCGGCTGAACTCGTCGACGATGCGCCGCAGCCGGTCCACCTCCTCGAGCACCACTCCCGCGCTCTCCTTGAACAGCTCCGGGAACCGGGGGTGACGCGCCTCCTGCGCGGCGAGCAGCGTCTCCAGCGACATGCGGATGGGGGTCAGCGGGTTCTTGATTTCATGGGCCAGCCGCCGAGCGACCTCCTGCCATGCGGCGATGCGCTCACTGGCCACCAGCCGCTCCGTCGTCGCCTTCATCTCGGACGTCATGTGATTGAACGTCCGGACCAGCTCCCCCACCTCGCCCGTGGCCACGGCCGTCACCTGGACATCCAACGCGCCTTCCGCCACGCGCCGGGCACCCTCGGTGAGTGCCTCCACCGGCCGAGTCATCCAGCGCGACACCAGCAGACCCAGCAGCACCGCGAACGCACCGCCGAGTCCCGCGAGCAGGAGGAACGCTCGCATGACGCCTTCCTCGGCCTCGCGCGCGGCGGATCGGCTGAAGATGAGCTTCACCGTGGCGGCCGAGCCCAGCGGCAGCTCTCGCGACACGGTGGGAGGCAGCGCGGTCCCGGCCTGTGCGAACTCCACATCGTCCGATATCAGGGAGACCTGTGCCTGCGTCAGTCGCGCGAGGTGCTGGGCCAGCCCCTCGTCGAGCAGCACGCCTCCCACGGCCCAGAGCCGCAGGTCCCCGTAGTCCACTGGCCGCGCCGTGACGAGCGCGGGCATCTGCCGCAGTCCCGACGAAGTGCGCACGTCCACGCGCACGGGGACGGGTTTGGAGGAAGACTCGCGAGTGACACCGAAGAGCGCGGGGTCCGGGTCTCCGCGCCGCGCTGGCAGATGGCCGGAGGACAACACCGTGCCGTTCCTGTCGAAGAGGGCGAGCACCGTGAGTCCTCGCGTCTTCATCAGGGCCTCGGCCGTACCCGCCTGGATGGCGCGAGTGGGCCGCTCCCGAGCCTCACGCGCCAGGTCCTCCATGGCGGGGCTCTCCACCAGCTCCTCCACCGCGCGGCGAGCCGTGGTGGCCAATCGCTCCAGGGACTCCTGGGCGCTGGCGGTCGCGGCCTGCATGCGAGCGTCCAGCTCTCGCGACAACGTGTCGCGCAGTCGCGAGAGGGTGGGCAGGACGACCACCGCGAGCGGAACGAGGGCCAGCAGCGCGAAGGCGAGCGCGAGTCGTGCCCTCAAGCGCAAGGGGAACTCCTGTCGAGGTGTGGAGCGACGAGAGGCCGCGTTCGCTTCAAGGCCGTCCTCCGATACCAGCGCCCTCCGGC is part of the Myxococcus landrumus genome and encodes:
- a CDS encoding ATP-binding protein, with product MRLRARLALAFALLALVPLAVVVLPTLSRLRDTLSRELDARMQAATASAQESLERLATTARRAVEELVESPAMEDLAREARERPTRAIQAGTAEALMKTRGLTVLALFDRNGTVLSSGHLPARRGDPDPALFGVTRESSSKPVPVRVDVRTSSGLRQMPALVTARPVDYGDLRLWAVGGVLLDEGLAQHLARLTQAQVSLISDDVEFAQAGTALPPTVSRELPLGSAATVKLIFSRSAAREAEEGVMRAFLLLAGLGGAFAVLLGLLVSRWMTRPVEALTEGARRVAEGALDVQVTAVATGEVGELVRTFNHMTSEMKATTERLVASERIAAWQEVARRLAHEIKNPLTPIRMSLETLLAAQEARHPRFPELFKESAGVVLEEVDRLRRIVDEFSRFARMPKPQLAPVDLSELTQSVLALYSTPPEGIRILPALQTGVVARVDRDMLTQVLVNLVKNAEEAMAGKGGDLRVRVKGTDADAVIEVEDSGPGIPAEHRARIFEPYFTTKDGGTGLGLAIAARILQEHGGKLEVGGEPGQGARFSIVLPRSDGMSPSAPIPVPKPP